From one Felis catus isolate Fca126 chromosome E2, F.catus_Fca126_mat1.0, whole genome shotgun sequence genomic stretch:
- the ACP7 gene encoding acid phosphatase type 7, protein MRLLCLCSSCCCVLLFFSLGVRGAPEAPRAPPEQVHLSYPGEPGSMTVTWTTWVPTHSEVQFGLQLTGPLPLRAQGTFSPFVDGGVLRRKFYIHRVTLRGLLPGVQYVYRCGSSRGWSRRFRFRALKNGPHWSPRLAVFGDLGADNPKALPRLRRDTQQGMYDAVLHVGDFAYNMDQDNARVGDKFMRLIEPVAASLPYMTCPGNHEERYNFSHYKARFSMPGNNQGLWYSWDLGPAHIISFSTEVYFFLNYGRHLVERQFHWLESDLQKANKNRAARPWIITMGHRPMYCSNADLDDCTWHESKVRKGLLGKLYGLEDLFYKHGVDLQLWAHEHSYERLWPIYDYQVFNGSREMPYTNPRGPVHIITGSAGCEERLTPFSLFPRPWSALRVKEYGYTRLHILNGSHIHIQQVSDDQDGKIVDDVWVVRPLLGRMMYL, encoded by the exons GTGAGCCAGGCTCCATGACGGTAACCTGGACCACATGGGTCCCCACCCACTCTGAAGTGCAGTTCGGCCTACAGTTGACGGGGCCCCTGCCCCTCCGGGCCCAGGGCACCTTCAGCCCCTTCGTGGATGGGGGCGTGCTCCGGCGGAAGTTCTATATACACCGAGTCACGCTGCGGGGGCTGCTGCCGGGGGTCCAGTACG tTTACCGCTGCGGCAGTTCTCGGGGCTGGAGCCGTCGGTTCCGCTTCAGGGCCCTGAAGAACGGTCCCCACTGGAGTCCCCGCCTGGCTGTGTTTGGGGACCTGGGGGCTGACAACCCGAAGGCCTTACCCCGGCTGCGCAGGGACACCCAGCAGGGCATGTACGATGCTGTTCTCCATGTGG GAGACTTTGCCTACAACATGGATCAGGACAACGCTCGCGTCGGCGACAAGTTCATGCGGCTCATCGAGCCTGTGGCCGCCAGTCTGCCCTACATGACCTGCCCTGGGAATCACGAAGAGCGCTA CAATTTCTCTCACTACAAGGCTCGCTTCAGCATGCCGGGGAACAACCAAGGCCTGTGGTACAG CTGGGATCTGGGCCCCGCGCACATCATCTCCTTCTCCACCGAAGTGTATTTCTTCCTCAATTATGGCCGCCACCTCGTAGAGAGACAGTTCCACTGGCTGGAGAGCGACCTCCAG AAAGCCAATAAGAACCGGGCGGCCCGGCCGTGGATCATCACCATGGGCCACCGGCCCATGTACTGTTCCAATGCAGACTTGGACGACTGTACATGGCACGAAAGCAAG GTTCGCAAAGGCCTCCTTGGCAAGTTGTATGGGTTGGAGGACCTTTTCTACAAACACG GGGTCGACCTGCAGCTGTGGGCTCACGAGCACTCGTACGAACGGCTGTGGCCCATTTACGACTACCag GTGTTTAATGGCAGCCGAGAGATGCCGTATACCAACCCCCGAGGCCCCGTCCACATCATCACTGGATCTGCT GGCTGTGAGGAGCGGCtgacccccttctccctcttcccacgGCCCTGGAGCGCCTTGCGCGTGAAAGAGTACGGGTACACGCGGCTGCACATCCTCAATGGAAGCCACATCCACATCCAGCAGGTGTCCGACGACCAG GACGGGAAGATTGTGGACGACGTCTGGGTGGTGAGACCCCTGCTTGGCCGGATGATGTACCTCTAG